The Streptomyces clavuligerus genome includes a region encoding these proteins:
- a CDS encoding ATP-binding cassette domain-containing protein, translating into MFVDRVFVPHGLAPDRAERARWPFTVPAVAQLLNEGLTFMRPVTFLVGDNGSGKSTLVEAIAESFKLDAYGGRLARVHGRPDPTRTPLGEVLRADTTRAGARMLAGPRRSKKGFFLRAETAFDMTENLGGVPGYWDEDTSAMSHGEGFLTMFRAMFDAPGFYVMDEPEAALSFTACLQLVGLMHQLGERSAQVVCATHSPILAATPGADVIEVGDHGFRRTAWEDLELVDHWRRYLGNPNAYLRHIVP; encoded by the coding sequence GTGTTTGTCGACCGGGTCTTCGTACCGCACGGGCTGGCCCCGGACCGCGCTGAGCGTGCTCGGTGGCCGTTCACGGTGCCTGCGGTCGCGCAGCTCCTCAACGAGGGGCTGACCTTCATGCGGCCGGTGACGTTCCTGGTCGGGGACAACGGCTCGGGGAAGTCCACGCTGGTCGAGGCCATCGCGGAGAGCTTCAAGCTGGACGCGTACGGCGGGCGCCTGGCCCGGGTCCACGGGCGGCCCGATCCGACGAGGACCCCGCTGGGTGAAGTGTTGCGCGCGGACACAACCCGGGCCGGGGCCCGGATGCTCGCCGGCCCTCGCCGGAGCAAGAAGGGCTTCTTCCTCCGGGCCGAGACCGCGTTCGACATGACCGAGAACCTCGGCGGCGTCCCCGGGTACTGGGACGAGGACACCAGCGCCATGAGCCACGGCGAGGGCTTTCTCACCATGTTCCGGGCCATGTTCGACGCTCCCGGCTTCTACGTCATGGACGAGCCCGAGGCCGCGCTGTCGTTCACCGCGTGCCTCCAGCTCGTCGGGCTGATGCACCAGCTCGGCGAGCGCAGTGCCCAGGTTGTCTGCGCCACACACTCGCCCATCCTGGCCGCCACGCCTGGCGCGGACGTTATCGAGGTCGGCGACCACGGCTTCCGCCGCACCGCGTGGGAGGACCTGGAGCTGGTCGACCACTGGCGCCGCTACCTGGGCAACCCCAACGCCTACCTCCGCCACATCGTCCCGTGA
- a CDS encoding radical SAM/SPASM domain-containing protein: MGRQRVSDIRFAWLEITGKCQLLCEHCYADSGPHGSHGSMRLEDWRRVIGQLSAQGVTAVQFIGGEPMLHPGLPGLIGYALDRGLRVEVFSNLVHVPEGLWPVLERDGVSLATSYYSDDPAEHAAVTGRPSHARTRANIAEAVRREIPLRAGVIDVREGQRTVAAQRELETIGVRQIGTDRLRQVGRGGRECTPDTSQLCGHCVSGVIAVSPDGSVWPCVFSRWLPVGNVMDTALADILASPGAQRVREELAADFAAREVTMADGKPKPPPPCDPKCGPACGPACNPSCWPTGAGPCTPKGGCQPNYD; encoded by the coding sequence ATGGGGAGGCAACGAGTGAGTGACATTCGGTTCGCCTGGCTGGAGATCACGGGGAAGTGCCAACTTCTCTGCGAGCACTGTTATGCCGACTCCGGCCCTCACGGTAGCCACGGGAGTATGAGGCTGGAGGACTGGCGCCGGGTGATCGGGCAGCTCTCCGCCCAGGGCGTCACTGCGGTGCAGTTCATCGGTGGCGAGCCCATGCTTCACCCCGGCCTTCCCGGCCTGATCGGGTACGCGCTCGACCGCGGGCTGCGGGTGGAGGTGTTCTCCAACCTCGTCCACGTCCCCGAAGGGCTCTGGCCGGTACTGGAGCGGGACGGGGTCTCCCTGGCGACCAGCTACTACTCGGATGACCCGGCCGAGCACGCCGCCGTCACCGGCCGTCCGAGCCACGCCCGGACCCGGGCGAACATCGCCGAGGCCGTCCGCCGGGAGATCCCCCTGCGAGCGGGCGTCATCGACGTACGCGAAGGACAGCGGACCGTCGCCGCCCAGCGGGAGCTGGAGACGATCGGGGTCCGGCAGATCGGCACGGACCGGCTGCGACAGGTCGGCCGAGGCGGACGTGAGTGCACGCCCGACACCTCCCAGCTCTGCGGTCACTGCGTCTCCGGGGTGATCGCCGTGTCCCCCGACGGCTCGGTGTGGCCGTGCGTGTTCTCCCGCTGGCTGCCCGTCGGGAACGTGATGGACACCGCCCTGGCCGATATCCTGGCCAGCCCCGGAGCCCAGCGGGTACGGGAGGAGCTGGCGGCCGACTTTGCCGCCCGCGAGGTGACCATGGCGGACGGGAAACCGAAGCCCCCGCCGCCGTGCGACCCGAAATGCGGGCCGGCCTGCGGACCTGCCTGCAACCCCTCCTGCTGGCCCACCGGAGCGGGTCCCTGTACGCCAAAAGGGGGCTGCCAGCCGAACTACGACTAG
- a CDS encoding tetratricopeptide repeat protein: MDTRPPAVGELGRELRALRLRAALSQEELAHTAGLSVRAVADLERGRSRGPHRRTVLALAKALELDTTAAGRLEEAAHRGHARRADLRTADAEGPPHAPRTAPPFQLPPAMADFTGRAALVRELSEHLTAAGTAINTVTITGTGGIGKTTLAVQVAHRVREHFPGGQLYTDLQGAGNQPVAAAAALGSFLRALGVRDDAIPDSLEDRTALYRSLLAGRRTLVLLDNARDAAQVRPLLPGTANCAVLVTSRARMTGLEGARPVDLEVLTPGEALTLFTRITGRDRVAAEPEAARATAAACGFLPLAIRIAASRLAARRTWTVSVLAAKLADEHRRIDELATGDLAVHATFTVGYSQLEPETARAFRLLSLPDGPDISLDAASALLALQPPAAEALLESLVDTSLLEPAAPGRYRFHDLVRLYARSRAEQDEPTDTTRAALLRLLAFYLATATHVYTAEEPGCWLPRHLEHADHRGLPFPGRHEALDWLWAEADTILACARQSAADGHLRHAADLLWAAHKLAESGTSSLQYETAARAVLTAARTAGDLRSQGRAHTALAAVHMTAGRYGEADEHARAAESLARHADDPTCLYWAVNDQGISAFNQGRIDDAGHFFRKSLDHYRTTGNKVSEGNLLCNLSRVNLTQGQTDEALQLARRGLGILLQQGTHLRVANARYSLGIALIKAGRHTQALEQLQQALKGFQDSRERLWEGTTHVRIAQAHLPHNPKNALHHAETALTLGCVGGDTIHACALLTLGHALDSLGHPAPARARWREALALCAGLGTPEEAEACALLADSGRGTPG, encoded by the coding sequence ATGGACACCAGGCCACCGGCAGTAGGGGAGCTGGGGCGGGAGTTACGCGCGTTACGTCTGCGTGCCGCACTCAGCCAGGAGGAACTGGCCCATACCGCCGGACTGAGCGTACGTGCGGTCGCCGATCTGGAGCGAGGCCGTTCCCGGGGCCCCCACCGGCGGACGGTACTGGCCCTCGCCAAGGCCCTGGAACTCGACACCACCGCCGCCGGGCGGCTGGAGGAAGCCGCGCACAGGGGCCACGCCCGGCGGGCCGACCTCCGCACCGCCGACGCGGAAGGCCCGCCCCACGCGCCGCGCACTGCTCCCCCTTTTCAGTTGCCGCCCGCCATGGCCGACTTCACGGGCCGCGCTGCCCTGGTGCGGGAGCTGAGCGAGCATCTCACCGCCGCCGGGACGGCGATAAACACGGTGACCATCACCGGCACCGGCGGTATCGGCAAGACGACCCTGGCCGTCCAGGTAGCCCACCGGGTGCGTGAGCACTTCCCCGGCGGACAGCTCTACACAGACCTCCAGGGCGCGGGAAACCAGCCCGTGGCAGCGGCCGCGGCGCTGGGCTCGTTCCTGCGCGCGCTCGGCGTCCGCGACGATGCGATCCCCGACTCCCTGGAGGACCGCACGGCCCTCTACCGCTCCCTGCTGGCGGGCCGCCGCACCCTCGTCCTCCTCGACAACGCCCGCGACGCCGCCCAGGTCCGGCCGCTGCTTCCCGGTACTGCCAACTGCGCCGTCCTGGTGACCAGCCGGGCCAGGATGACCGGCCTGGAAGGCGCCCGGCCGGTGGACCTGGAGGTACTCACCCCCGGCGAAGCCCTGACGCTCTTCACCCGGATCACCGGCCGGGACCGGGTGGCCGCCGAGCCGGAGGCCGCCCGTGCCACCGCCGCCGCCTGCGGCTTCCTGCCGCTGGCGATCCGGATCGCGGCCTCCCGGCTGGCCGCCCGCCGCACCTGGACCGTCTCCGTCCTCGCCGCGAAGCTCGCCGACGAGCACCGCAGAATAGACGAACTGGCCACCGGGGACCTGGCCGTCCACGCCACCTTCACCGTCGGATACAGCCAGCTGGAACCGGAAACCGCCCGCGCCTTCCGGCTCCTCAGCCTCCCCGACGGCCCCGACATCTCCCTCGACGCCGCCTCCGCGCTGCTCGCCCTGCAGCCCCCGGCCGCCGAGGCCCTGCTGGAATCCCTGGTCGACACCTCACTCCTGGAACCCGCCGCCCCCGGCCGCTACCGCTTCCACGACCTCGTCCGCCTCTACGCCCGCTCCCGCGCCGAACAGGACGAACCAACCGACACCACCAGAGCCGCGCTCCTGCGACTGCTCGCCTTCTACCTGGCCACCGCCACCCACGTCTACACCGCCGAGGAGCCCGGCTGCTGGCTGCCACGCCACCTGGAGCACGCCGACCACCGCGGACTGCCCTTCCCCGGCCGGCACGAAGCCCTGGACTGGCTCTGGGCCGAGGCGGACACCATCCTGGCCTGCGCCCGCCAGTCCGCGGCCGACGGGCACCTCCGCCACGCCGCCGACCTGCTCTGGGCCGCCCATAAACTCGCCGAATCAGGCACCAGCTCCCTCCAGTACGAAACCGCCGCACGCGCCGTCCTCACCGCCGCCCGCACTGCAGGCGACCTGCGCAGCCAGGGCCGCGCCCACACCGCTCTCGCGGCCGTCCATATGACGGCGGGCCGCTACGGGGAGGCCGACGAGCACGCACGAGCGGCCGAGTCCCTCGCCCGGCACGCGGATGACCCGACGTGCCTCTACTGGGCCGTCAACGACCAGGGAATCAGCGCCTTCAACCAGGGGCGGATCGACGACGCCGGACACTTCTTCCGGAAATCTCTCGACCACTACCGCACGACGGGCAACAAGGTGTCTGAGGGTAACCTCCTGTGCAATCTCTCCCGCGTGAACCTCACTCAGGGCCAAACGGACGAAGCCCTCCAGCTGGCCCGGCGAGGACTCGGCATCCTGCTCCAGCAGGGAACCCATCTGCGCGTCGCGAATGCCCGCTACTCCCTCGGCATCGCGCTGATTAAGGCAGGCCGGCACACACAAGCCCTTGAACAGCTCCAGCAAGCACTGAAGGGTTTCCAGGACAGCCGGGAACGACTCTGGGAAGGCACCACCCACGTCCGCATCGCCCAGGCCCACCTCCCGCACAACCCCAAGAACGCACTCCACCACGCCGAGACAGCCCTCACCCTCGGCTGCGTCGGCGGCGACACCATCCACGCCTGCGCCCTCCTCACCCTGGGGCACGCCCTGGACTCCCTCGGCCACCCGGCCCCCGCCCGCGCCCGCTGGCGGGAGGCCCTGGCTCTGTGCGCGGGCCTCGGCACCCCCGAGGAGGCGGAGGCCTGCGCCCTGCTGGCGGACAGCGGGCGAGGCACCCCTGGTTGA
- a CDS encoding PIG-L deacetylase family protein: MFAHPDDEALLPEGVLARNAASGGRTAVVTATWASDSPRAAELADALAVLGASLPRMLGYGDARNPDAAPGRVRLVDAPLDEVIARLVAEIRQFQPDIVIGHDALGQMTGHPDHRRTHQATVLAVEAAALPGLHPEAGKPWTVGALYAVTHPDSGVSDLAPLLAGVGKSLLTVPDAYVTATVDVTPQMGRKWAAIRAHRSQLERPRPLPALLDRLGEPVRARILGTEFYTRIKLAPGGGAGRLGEL, from the coding sequence GTGTTCGCCCATCCCGATGACGAAGCGCTGCTCCCCGAGGGTGTCCTGGCCAGGAACGCGGCCTCCGGGGGCCGCACCGCGGTTGTCACCGCCACCTGGGCATCGGACAGCCCTCGCGCGGCCGAGCTCGCCGACGCCCTCGCCGTGCTCGGCGCCAGCCTGCCGCGGATGCTCGGCTACGGCGACGCCCGCAACCCGGACGCCGCACCGGGCCGGGTCCGGCTGGTCGACGCACCGCTCGACGAAGTGATCGCCCGGCTCGTCGCCGAGATCCGGCAGTTCCAGCCTGACATCGTCATCGGGCACGACGCGCTCGGACAGATGACCGGGCACCCCGACCACCGGCGCACCCACCAGGCGACCGTCCTCGCCGTCGAAGCCGCAGCACTCCCGGGCCTTCACCCGGAGGCCGGAAAGCCGTGGACGGTCGGCGCGCTGTACGCGGTGACCCACCCGGACTCCGGTGTCAGCGACCTCGCGCCGCTGCTCGCCGGGGTGGGCAAGAGCCTGCTGACGGTGCCCGACGCGTACGTCACCGCCACGGTCGACGTGACGCCGCAGATGGGCCGGAAGTGGGCGGCGATCCGCGCGCACCGCAGCCAGCTGGAGCGGCCAAGACCTCTTCCCGCTCTCCTGGACCGTCTCGGCGAGCCGGTCCGGGCCCGGATTCTCGGCACCGAGTTCTACACCCGCATCAAGCTCGCCCCCGGTGGCGGCGCCGGTCGTCTTGGGGAGCTCTGA
- a CDS encoding nucleotide sugar dehydrogenase — MFLLRVVAGRYARRAGAGIRRAATPERRVFSPVFHRREIGFAEVVQREVQQRKIAVFGAGYIGLVTGACLAQLGHEVVVRDIQPERVRLLRSGEVPIHEPGLGDLIARNKERLVFTTGLEETLAGAEVAYVCVDTPPSAAGDADLSRVWSVVDSLAGAGHLRAVVVKSTVPVGTGARVRAALDRAGLGHVGYASNPEFTAEGRAVEDFLAPDRVVIGSSDAETARLIGELHAGVDGPVVVMDVESAEMSKMAANALLATKISFINEIATLCELTGGDVEMVAKAVGMDHRLGPRVPRACFSLAITRRFCAAGSAVADQRVQGRSPSTSPLRGATTSRAVSSTSSTGRAGGAVQGRSRSFPPSAAAAGLASSRTFSRIAPVAAARNALLLRIWIFPPR; from the coding sequence GTGTTCCTGCTGCGGGTCGTCGCGGGCCGGTACGCTCGCCGGGCCGGGGCGGGTATCCGCCGGGCAGCGACGCCCGAGCGGCGAGTGTTTTCGCCCGTTTTCCATCGTCGTGAGATCGGATTTGCCGAAGTGGTGCAGAGGGAAGTTCAGCAGCGGAAGATCGCCGTGTTCGGTGCCGGGTACATCGGTCTGGTGACCGGGGCGTGCCTGGCGCAGCTGGGGCACGAGGTGGTGGTGCGGGACATCCAGCCGGAGCGGGTGCGGCTGCTGCGGTCGGGCGAGGTGCCGATCCACGAGCCGGGGCTGGGGGACCTGATCGCGCGGAACAAGGAGCGGCTGGTCTTCACCACCGGGCTGGAGGAGACGCTGGCGGGGGCGGAGGTGGCCTACGTCTGCGTGGACACGCCGCCGTCCGCGGCCGGGGACGCGGATCTGTCGCGGGTGTGGTCGGTGGTGGACTCGCTGGCGGGGGCCGGGCATCTGCGGGCGGTGGTGGTGAAGTCGACCGTGCCGGTGGGGACGGGGGCACGGGTGCGGGCGGCGCTGGACCGGGCGGGTCTCGGGCATGTCGGGTACGCGTCGAATCCGGAGTTCACCGCGGAGGGACGGGCGGTGGAGGACTTCCTGGCGCCGGACCGGGTGGTGATCGGGTCCTCCGATGCGGAGACCGCCCGGCTGATCGGGGAGCTGCACGCCGGGGTGGACGGTCCGGTGGTGGTGATGGACGTCGAGTCGGCGGAGATGTCGAAGATGGCGGCGAACGCCTTGTTGGCGACGAAGATCAGCTTCATCAACGAGATCGCCACCCTCTGCGAGCTGACGGGCGGGGACGTGGAGATGGTAGCGAAGGCGGTGGGCATGGACCACCGGCTCGGGCCGCGCGTCCCCAGGGCCTGCTTCAGCTTGGCGATCACGCGCCGCTTCTGCGCCGCCGGCTCAGCCGTCGCCGATCAGCGGGTCCAGGGCAGGTCGCCGTCGACCTCGCCGCTCAGGGGGGCGACGACGTCCAGGGCGGTGTCGAGCACCAGCTCCACCGGGCGCGCCGGCGGTGCAGTCCAGGGAAGGTCGCGCTCGTTCCCGCCGTCGGCGGCGGCGGCCGGATTGGCCAGCAGCAGGACGTTCAGCAGGATTGCACCGGTCGCCGCCGCAAGGAACGCGCTCTTGTTACGCATCTGGATTTTTCCCCCTCGTTGA
- a CDS encoding helix-turn-helix domain-containing protein has translation MLTEIGLGTDAACVYRALLKEPRAETGALAARLGWSADRASNALDELFCLSLVRPSHEHRDSRRLVDPEVGLQTLIDAQERELLRRQQILTQTKLAAENLVDEYRSASESGPVSSVRELRGIDAVQTCVEKACHECREEIQVFVPGGAQPGDVLASSQPLDLLLLERSARVSYVYQGSIRNDRPTSEYAQWLVEQGAEVRTVPHLPLRVIIWDRRTALVPIDPAAPDAGAFLLSSPGPVAALQSLFEQVWQRAARFGEERDRERDGALADQESAVLGLLAAGLTDEVIARKLGVSVRTSRRVTAALMNRLGARSRFQLGALAAERGWLVD, from the coding sequence GTGCTCACGGAGATCGGGCTCGGCACGGACGCCGCGTGCGTGTACCGCGCTCTGCTGAAGGAGCCGCGAGCGGAGACGGGCGCGCTCGCCGCACGCCTCGGCTGGTCGGCCGACCGGGCCTCGAACGCCCTCGATGAACTCTTCTGCCTCTCTCTCGTGCGGCCCTCGCACGAGCACCGGGACAGTCGGCGGCTGGTGGATCCTGAAGTCGGACTGCAAACTCTGATCGACGCACAGGAAAGGGAATTGCTCCGGCGGCAGCAGATTCTCACGCAGACGAAACTCGCGGCGGAGAACCTGGTCGACGAATACCGCAGTGCATCGGAGAGCGGGCCGGTGTCATCCGTGCGGGAACTGCGCGGGATCGACGCCGTGCAGACCTGTGTGGAAAAGGCGTGTCATGAGTGCCGGGAGGAGATCCAGGTGTTCGTGCCCGGTGGCGCGCAGCCCGGCGACGTCCTCGCCTCGTCCCAGCCGCTCGATCTGCTGCTCCTGGAACGGTCGGCCCGGGTCAGCTACGTCTACCAGGGCAGCATCCGCAACGACCGGCCCACCAGCGAGTACGCGCAGTGGCTGGTCGAGCAGGGGGCCGAGGTCAGGACGGTTCCGCATCTGCCGCTCCGGGTGATCATCTGGGATCGGCGCACGGCGCTCGTGCCGATCGACCCGGCCGCACCGGACGCGGGAGCCTTCCTGCTGTCCAGCCCGGGGCCGGTGGCCGCGCTGCAGTCCTTGTTCGAGCAGGTGTGGCAGCGGGCAGCGCGGTTCGGCGAGGAGCGGGACCGGGAGCGGGACGGGGCGCTCGCCGACCAGGAGAGCGCGGTGCTCGGACTGCTCGCGGCCGGCCTCACCGACGAGGTGATCGCCCGCAAGCTGGGGGTGTCGGTGCGCACCAGCCGCCGGGTGACGGCGGCGCTGATGAACCGTCTGGGGGCCCGTAGCCGCTTCCAACTGGGTGCGCTGGCGGCCGAGCGGGGCTGGCTCGTCGACTGA
- a CDS encoding response regulator transcription factor, translating into MLRIVLAEDSVLLREGLVGIMERFGHQVLAGVGTADELIAAVAEHDPDIVVTDVRMPPGFSDEGLRAALRLREKNHRMPILVLSQYVQRAYAEELLDSSDGTHVGYLLKERVGNVEEFVEALQRVAAGATVVDPEVVRQLLRHRRDPLAKLTPREQEVLALMAEGQSNASVAASLHVSEGTVSKHFGSILTKLDLSLSDATNRRVLAVLAYLRG; encoded by the coding sequence ATGTTGCGCATCGTGTTGGCCGAGGACAGCGTGCTGCTGCGCGAGGGCCTCGTCGGGATCATGGAGCGCTTCGGCCACCAGGTCCTCGCCGGTGTCGGTACGGCCGACGAACTCATCGCAGCCGTCGCGGAACACGACCCCGACATCGTCGTCACCGATGTGCGGATGCCGCCCGGCTTCTCCGACGAGGGGCTGCGGGCCGCACTGCGGCTGCGCGAGAAGAACCACCGCATGCCCATCCTCGTCCTCAGCCAGTACGTCCAGCGCGCCTACGCCGAGGAGCTGCTCGACTCCTCCGACGGCACACACGTCGGCTACCTCCTCAAGGAACGCGTCGGAAACGTCGAGGAGTTCGTGGAAGCCCTCCAACGGGTGGCCGCCGGCGCGACCGTCGTCGACCCCGAAGTGGTGCGCCAGCTCCTGCGCCACCGCCGCGACCCCCTGGCCAAACTGACCCCCCGTGAGCAGGAAGTCCTCGCGCTGATGGCCGAGGGCCAGTCCAACGCGTCCGTCGCCGCGTCCCTGCACGTCAGCGAGGGCACCGTCAGCAAGCACTTCGGTTCCATCCTCACCAAACTGGACCTGAGCCTGTCCGACGCCACCAACCGCCGGGTACTGGCCGTCCTGGCCTACCTGCGCGGCTGA
- a CDS encoding sensor histidine kinase, with translation MHSPSLWQALHQRRYLRSGWPWRCALYFLTSVPLGAALLACLLVLALAGSLLTVVLVGVPLLLTLVLAGLPVAHVERRRLRLIDPAVPLADAHQDPPRTGPAAWLRTRLQERSTWRELGYALLFGCLLWPLEAAVIGTVLGVSGGLISTPLVMATAGGGEEARVIKLWLVHSYPAAFAVALAGLLLLPLLAYPLGLLAVGRAQLTRLLLDVSPPQDDLRVRELSRSRMRLVTAFEAERRRIERDLHDGAQQRLVSLSMRLGLARLDAREEPLAGLLAQAHGEAQAALVELRELIQGIHPRVLTDRGLAAAIEDIADRSPVPVDLDLDLPHRFLEAVESAVYFAVCEALANVAKHSRATRATVDARVDQGQLVVRVRDNGVGGADEADGTGLEGVADRISVLGGHLLVSSPSGGPTVFRLLVPCTPAPDRRLDAPPAR, from the coding sequence ATGCACTCACCCAGCCTCTGGCAGGCCCTGCACCAGCGCCGGTACCTCCGGAGCGGCTGGCCCTGGCGCTGCGCCCTGTACTTCCTGACCAGCGTGCCGCTGGGCGCCGCTCTGCTGGCCTGCCTGCTCGTCCTCGCGCTGGCCGGCAGCCTGCTGACCGTGGTCCTCGTCGGGGTGCCTCTTTTGCTGACACTGGTCCTCGCCGGGCTGCCGGTCGCGCATGTGGAGCGGCGCCGGCTGCGCCTGATCGACCCGGCCGTACCGCTGGCCGACGCCCACCAGGACCCGCCACGCACCGGGCCCGCCGCCTGGCTGCGCACCCGCCTCCAGGAGCGTTCCACCTGGCGGGAGTTGGGATACGCCCTCCTGTTCGGCTGCCTCCTGTGGCCCTTGGAGGCAGCGGTCATCGGCACGGTCCTCGGTGTGAGCGGGGGGCTGATCTCCACCCCCCTGGTCATGGCCACGGCCGGCGGCGGCGAGGAGGCGCGGGTCATCAAGCTGTGGCTGGTCCACTCCTACCCGGCGGCGTTCGCCGTCGCCCTGGCCGGGCTGCTCCTGCTCCCCCTGCTGGCCTACCCGCTCGGCCTGCTCGCCGTGGGACGCGCGCAGCTCACCCGCCTCCTGTTGGACGTGTCACCCCCTCAGGACGACCTGCGAGTGCGGGAGTTGAGCCGTTCACGGATGCGTCTGGTGACCGCCTTCGAGGCCGAGCGCCGCCGTATCGAACGCGACCTGCACGACGGCGCCCAGCAGCGGCTGGTCTCCCTGTCGATGCGGCTGGGCCTGGCGCGCCTCGACGCCCGCGAGGAGCCCCTCGCGGGGCTCCTGGCCCAGGCCCACGGTGAGGCCCAAGCCGCCCTGGTAGAGCTGCGGGAGCTGATCCAGGGCATCCATCCCCGGGTGCTCACCGACCGAGGTCTGGCTGCGGCCATCGAGGACATCGCCGACCGCTCCCCGGTCCCCGTCGACCTCGATCTCGACCTGCCCCACCGGTTCCTGGAAGCGGTCGAGTCCGCCGTCTACTTCGCGGTGTGCGAGGCGCTGGCGAACGTCGCCAAGCACAGCCGCGCCACCCGGGCCACCGTCGACGCCCGCGTCGACCAGGGCCAACTCGTCGTCCGAGTACGGGACAACGGTGTCGGAGGCGCGGATGAGGCCGACGGCACAGGGCTGGAGGGGGTCGCGGATCGCATCTCGGTCCTGGGCGGGCATTTGCTAGTGTCCTCACCGTCCGGCGGGCCCACGGTCTTCCGCCTCCTCGTGCCCTGCACCCCGGCTCCGGACCGCCGACTCGACGCCCCGCCGGCCCGATAG
- a CDS encoding DedA family protein — protein sequence MGAVGSRPLLYKGEGTGMFSPEAMFAVVPVWLTLVIVFLLPAVEPAVPVVGMLFPSQTALVASGVLVHHGVLPVAGVFALAVAGALAGNALGYGVGRRWGDRLEGALPGRLTGSRSYRLALATVGARHGRAVLLGRFNGGLRTLVPALCGSVQVPWRPYLGWSVLAALLWSPCCVGMGLLAGSSWEKWGGSGVLACASVVLLLTTSLPLLLTARSEHTRAARAAEGPVQGSSGGPAVAGDVRVTAARRGSAPAPLPAGPGRSGPRGTAGARTTL from the coding sequence ATGGGGGCAGTGGGCAGCCGCCCGCTCCTGTACAAGGGGGAGGGGACCGGGATGTTCTCGCCGGAGGCCATGTTCGCGGTCGTGCCCGTCTGGCTGACGCTGGTGATCGTGTTCCTGCTGCCCGCGGTGGAGCCCGCGGTACCGGTGGTGGGCATGCTGTTCCCTTCGCAGACCGCCCTGGTGGCGAGCGGGGTGCTCGTGCACCACGGGGTGCTGCCGGTGGCGGGGGTGTTCGCGCTGGCGGTGGCCGGGGCTCTGGCGGGCAATGCGCTCGGGTACGGGGTGGGCCGGCGCTGGGGGGACCGGCTGGAGGGCGCCCTCCCCGGAAGGCTTACCGGCTCGCGGTCCTACCGGCTGGCGCTGGCCACGGTGGGCGCCCGGCACGGCCGGGCGGTGCTGCTCGGCCGGTTCAACGGGGGCCTGCGCACCCTGGTCCCGGCGCTGTGCGGCTCCGTACAGGTGCCCTGGCGCCCGTACCTGGGGTGGTCGGTGCTGGCCGCGCTGCTGTGGTCGCCCTGCTGTGTGGGGATGGGGCTGCTCGCCGGGAGCTCCTGGGAGAAGTGGGGCGGTTCGGGTGTGCTGGCCTGCGCGTCGGTCGTGCTGCTGCTGACCACGTCGCTGCCGCTGCTGCTCACGGCCCGCAGCGAGCACACCCGGGCCGCCCGTGCCGCAGAGGGGCCTGTCCAGGGCTCTTCGGGCGGGCCCGCCGTGGCCGGCGACGTCCGGGTCACAGCCGCTCGGCGAGGAAGCGCACCAGCGCCTCTTCCTGCGGGACCAGGTAGAAGTGGTCCCCGGGGAACAGCCGGTGCTCGTACGACGCTGTAG
- a CDS encoding thioesterase II family protein, translated as MTVISRGTGEKWFRRYPARSGAPRLRLVCLPHAGGTATLFHGWAGLLPGGVEVLATQYPGRQERLGEPCASSMTELADAITDALEPELDAPVVLFGHSLGSAVAYEVARRLEDRHDVVAERVVVSGRGAPHTERAGGTVHLLDDEHLVAAARRLGDMGSVVYDDPDLRPLLLPSLRGDFRIIESYQPLDVTPLHAPVTAVGGTADPGCTLPELLSWSALTTASYEHRLFPGDHFYLVPQEEALVRFLAERL; from the coding sequence ATGACGGTCATCAGCAGGGGAACCGGGGAAAAGTGGTTCCGGAGGTACCCGGCGCGGAGCGGGGCGCCCCGGCTGCGCCTGGTCTGCCTGCCGCACGCCGGCGGCACCGCGACCCTGTTCCACGGCTGGGCGGGGCTGCTGCCCGGCGGGGTGGAGGTGCTGGCCACCCAGTACCCCGGCCGCCAGGAACGGTTGGGCGAGCCGTGCGCCTCGTCCATGACGGAGCTCGCCGACGCGATCACCGACGCCCTGGAGCCCGAACTCGACGCCCCGGTGGTCCTCTTCGGCCACAGTCTCGGCTCGGCCGTCGCCTACGAGGTGGCCCGCCGCCTTGAGGACCGCCACGACGTCGTCGCCGAACGGGTGGTCGTCTCGGGCCGGGGAGCCCCGCACACCGAGCGGGCCGGCGGCACCGTGCACCTGCTCGACGATGAGCACCTGGTGGCCGCGGCCCGCCGGCTCGGCGACATGGGCTCCGTCGTCTACGACGACCCCGACCTGCGTCCGCTGCTGCTGCCGTCGCTGCGCGGCGACTTCCGGATCATCGAGTCCTACCAGCCGCTCGACGTGACCCCGCTGCACGCTCCGGTGACGGCCGTCGGCGGCACGGCCGACCCGGGCTGCACCCTTCCCGAGCTGCTGTCCTGGTCGGCGCTGACTACAGCGTCGTACGAGCACCGGCTGTTCCCCGGGGACCACTTCTACCTGGTCCCGCAGGAAGAGGCGCTGGTGCGCTTCCTCGCCGAGCGGCTGTGA